The Neodiprion virginianus isolate iyNeoVirg1 chromosome 5, iyNeoVirg1.1, whole genome shotgun sequence genome contains a region encoding:
- the LOC124305006 gene encoding superoxide dismutase [Cu-Zn]-like isoform X2: MSVKGMLTLLVFGAVAVAAEHVAVVRLTPNNAEKPNVTGILVLRQESPGLPVNMSGTIFGLRDGLHGLHVHQAGDLSNGCVSALGHFNPDKHDHGAPGDAVRHVGDLGNIESTNGVATVEILDNVISLSGRNSIVGRSIVVHEGEDDLGKGNHSLSLKTGNAGDRAACGVIGVL; encoded by the exons ATGTCGGTCAAAGGTATGCTGACGCTTCTGGTTTTCGGCGCAGTCGCCGTCGCGGCT GAACACGTCGCAGTCGTCCGTTTAACACCCAATAACGCGGAGAAACCCAACGTCACCGGGATCCTGGTATTAAGACAAGAGTCGCCCGGCTTGCCTGTCAACATGAGTGGAACGATATTCGGCCTGCGCGATGGTCTCCACGGTCTCCACGTTCACCAGGCCGGTGACCTCAGCAACGGATGCGTTTCCGCTCTGGGTCACTTCAACCCGGACAAG CACGATCACGGCGCTCCTGGTGACGCCGTGAGGCACGTCGGCGACCTGGGAAACATCGAATCGACGAACGGAGTTGCCACGGTCGAAATATTGGACAACGTGATATCGCTGAGCGGCAGAAACAGCATCGTTGGACGCAGTATCGTCGTTCACGAGGGTGAAGACGACCTGGGGAAAGGAAACCACTCTCTGTCCTTGAAAACCGGAAACGCCGGAGACCGTGCAGCCTGCGGCGTCATCGGCGTCCTGTAG
- the LOC124305006 gene encoding superoxide dismutase [Cu-Zn]-like isoform X1 has protein sequence MSVKGMLTLLVFGAVAVAAEHVAVVRLTPNNAEKPNVTGILVLRQESPGLPVNMSGTIFGLRDGLHGLHVHQAGDLSNGCVSALGHFNPDKHDHGAPGDAVRHVGDLGNIESTNGVATVEILDNVISLSGRNSIVGRSIVVHEGEDDLGKGNHSLSLKTGNAGDRAACGVIGVLSPLDSWMPNSGTSFLWSSYMLILSASGMVIKF, from the exons ATGTCGGTCAAAGGTATGCTGACGCTTCTGGTTTTCGGCGCAGTCGCCGTCGCGGCT GAACACGTCGCAGTCGTCCGTTTAACACCCAATAACGCGGAGAAACCCAACGTCACCGGGATCCTGGTATTAAGACAAGAGTCGCCCGGCTTGCCTGTCAACATGAGTGGAACGATATTCGGCCTGCGCGATGGTCTCCACGGTCTCCACGTTCACCAGGCCGGTGACCTCAGCAACGGATGCGTTTCCGCTCTGGGTCACTTCAACCCGGACAAG CACGATCACGGCGCTCCTGGTGACGCCGTGAGGCACGTCGGCGACCTGGGAAACATCGAATCGACGAACGGAGTTGCCACGGTCGAAATATTGGACAACGTGATATCGCTGAGCGGCAGAAACAGCATCGTTGGACGCAGTATCGTCGTTCACGAGGGTGAAGACGACCTGGGGAAAGGAAACCACTCTCTGTCCTTGAAAACCGGAAACGCCGGAGACCGTGCAGCCTGCGGCGTCATCGGCGTCCT GTCACCGTTAGACAGCTGGATGCCAAATTCTGGAACATCGTTCTTATGGTCCAGCTACATGTTGATTTTGTCAGCTAGTGGAATGGTAATTAAGTTTTAG
- the LOC124305005 gene encoding CD63 antigen-like: protein MESCGMSLIKYILFFFNLIFAVSGIGIIVAGALVLSDVGEFSHFLEGRITAPPVVLIVAGAIVFFIAFLGCYGAIKENYTLLIAFAGALVVIFAIELAVGIAAAVFRNDFSMAMKETLRSTMTNYTEADKMAWNNVQQKLQCCGIDGPEDWERANVLPSGTLPESCCNLDSGPSTQCIMNSQSKVYRRGCYMELESRVQNGAKILIGVGIGIAFIEIAGVVLACFLANAIKREGGEK from the exons ATGGAGTCCTGCGGGATGAGCTTGATAAAATACATTCTGTTCTTTTTCAACCTGATATTCGCC GTATCCGGTATCGGCATCATAGTCGCCGGTGCCCTGGTCCTCTCGGATGTCGGTGAGTTCAGCCACTTTTTGGAGGGAAGGATAACCGCTCCGCCTGTTGTCCTCATAGTCGCCGGAGCCATCGTCTTTTTCATAGCGTTCCTCGGCTGCTACGGCGCCATAAAGGAGAATTACACCCTGCTGATAGCC TTCGCGGGCGCCTTGGTTGTCATATTCGCGATAGAACTGGCGGTTGGAATCGCGGCCGCTGTATTCCGTAACGACTTCAGTATGGCCATGAAGGAGACCCTCAGATCGACCATGACGAACTACACGGAAGCTGACAAGATGGCGTGGAACAACGTTCAGCAGAAG CTGCAATGTTGCGGCATCGATGGGCCGGAGGATTGGGAACGTGCGAATGTCCTGCCAAGCGGCACTCTGCCCGAGTCCTGCTGCAACCTGGACTCCGGTCCGAGTACCCAGTGCATCATGAACAGTCAGAGCAAGGTCTACCGGAGGGGTTGTTACATGGAACTGGAGTCCAGGGTGCAGAATGGAGCAAAGATCCTGATCGGCGTAGGGATAGGAATAGCGTTTATCGAG atcGCGGGCGTGGTTCTCGCTTGCTTTCTGGCTAATGCGATAAAGCGAGAGGGCGGTGagaagtga
- the LOC124304760 gene encoding tetraspanin-9-like, with protein MTDSAVAKTEEPHKIRNTLRLQPIRYLNIFFSIILPIYGAGILVITLGVRYEFSGYLVYLHYYLETPILVLFLGSVLLIGIGCLGIISSAQSIYQGIVTFGVLLFGLLMIMLTMLAIAFATLSSARKSIEDILEDHMANYTTYSFDVDYLQANLNCCGFDDFTEWNYTLGYIPGSCCDSDTVCEFADVKSLDLEGCYDALEDLVTCTINFFMLVLGILALIEVITIALTYFLARAIGDRRRRVLPSEEPAESETLEVVNNPLAVGRTLPRVKPISKNIRTGSPNSEKRFNQQVGQRPFIENYPRLPSHKNTGFYARTIVPSAPPQHLVERQNPKIF; from the exons ATGACGGATTCCGCCGTTGCGAAAACCGAGGAGCCCCATAAAATTCGAAACACGCTTAGACTTCAACCTATTCGATacctaaatattttcttcagtATCATTCTGCCG ATTTATGGGGCCGGAATTTTGGTGATAACACTCGGCGTCAGGTACGAATTCTCCGGATACCTGGTCTACCTTCACTACTATCTGGAGACACCGATTTTGGTCCTGTTTCTAGGCTCCGTACTATTAATCGGTATCGGATGCCTCGGTATTATTTCATCCGCGCAAAGTATCTACCAAGGAATTGTGACG TTTGGCGTTCTGCTCTTCGGCTTGTTAATGATAATGTTGACCATGCTCGCCATAGCTTTCGCTACTCTAAGCTCAGCGCGAAAATCCATTGAAGACATCCTCGAAGATCACATGGCGAATTACACCACTTACAGCTTTGACGTTGACTACCTTCAAGCGAAT CTAAATTGCTGCGGATTTGACGATTTTACGGAATGGAATTACACTTTGGGATACATTCCTGGTTCGTGCTGCGACTCTGATACCGTCTGTGAATTCGCCGATGTCAAAAGCCTCGATTTAGAAGGCTGCTATGACGCTCTAGAAGATCTGGTTACATGTACGATTAACTTCTTTATGCTGGTTCTTGGAATACTCGCTTTAATCGAG GTGATCACAATCGCTCTGACGTATTTCTTAGCACGAGCAATCGGCGATCGTCGTCGAAGGGTCTTGCCGTCCGAAGAACCGGCCGAGAGTGAAACATTGGAGGTGGTAAACAACCCCTTGGCCGTGGGGAGAACCCTCCCCAGAGTAAAACCGATctcaaaaaatattcgtacCGGCAGTCCAAATTCGGAGAAAAGATTTAACCAGCAAGTCGGTCAACGCCCTTTCATAGAAAACTACCCCCGGCTTCCATCTCACAAAAACACCGGTTTTTATGCCAGGACAATCGTTCCTTCGGCTCCACCGCAGCATCTCGTAGAACGACagaatccaaaaattttttga